In Vigna unguiculata cultivar IT97K-499-35 chromosome 3, ASM411807v1, whole genome shotgun sequence, a single genomic region encodes these proteins:
- the LOC114175908 gene encoding protein GLUTAMINE DUMPER 2, with product MAANREPMNVGARAPVSPQQPHSPWHSPVPYLFGGLAAMLGLIAFALLILACSYWKLSGYLEGNGETERDVEAGEGKTEQDQKPQRPYEEKILVIMAGQEKPTFLATPSVSSSSSCSTSRSSSFGDNTSTCTCEETRKSLEMAQTLKEGSAESGTTDTSSDQNP from the coding sequence ATGGCTGCAAACAGAGAACCCATGAACGTCGGTGCCAGAGCTCCGGTTTCTCCTCAGCAACCACACTCGCCCTGGCATTCTCCGGTTCCCTACCTATTTGGGGGGCTAGCGGCGATGCTGGGTCTCATAGCCTTCGCTCTTTTGATCCTTGCATGTTCCTATTGGAAGCTCTCCGGCTACCTTGAAGGGAACGGGGAAACAGAACGGGACGTGGAAGCTGGCGAGGGAAAAACGGAACAGGACCAGAAACCTCAGAGACCGTACGAGGAGAAGATCCTGGTGATCATGGCCGGCCAAGAGAAACCGACATTCCTGGCCACTCCCAGcgtctcttcttcttcaagctGCAGCACTAGCAGGTCCTCTTCCTTCGGCGACAACACAAGCACCTGCACCTGCGAAGAGACGCGAAAATCGCTGGAGATGGCACAGACCCTTAAAGAGGGAAGTGCAGAGAGCGGGACCACCGACACCTCGTCGGATCAGAACCCTTGA
- the LOC114176975 gene encoding probable receptor-like serine/threonine-protein kinase At5g57670 isoform X1, translated as MVLPSPAKILIGLSLNPEDSKDLLSWAITVLANPNDTIVAVHVLVTVDKKKRVSVRKRQSQLRQAKAYVISVLGEFAQTCWSKQVNLEARVALNSTVGEGLVEETKSINADFLLIRGSRNQTNKNGTSKGITRYCFEHAHEGCTMVSVRRRDKTDQSVKPNSAPFQVDNRQQNSRWFKKGKQCEKGVSPVLEDYISGIKAQNRSPRTVLNGLEGQSNSTEDDTFSTRVSSTTYTPSMDSKIKSRSKIKPQFSFRFIVSFLASPFRRKNLNIYRSEKRQPLLKCFSYEQISNATNDFHQDNLVGRGGYSEVYKGDLSDGRTIAVKRLAKDNKDPNKEKEFLMELGVIGHVCHPNTATLVGCCIENGLYLIFNYSQNGNLATSLHGKGGDSLDWPIRYKIAIGVARGLHYLHKCCKHRIIHRDIKASNVLLGPDYEPQIADFGLAKWLPNKWTHHAVIPVEGTFGYLAPEYFMHGIVDEKTDVFAFGILLLEIVTGRRPVDSSKQNLLLWAKPLMESGNITELADPRMEGKYDGEQLYRVVLAASYCVRQTATWRPPMSEVLELLTSGEDSEVGKSWRIPKFTSDELDDYSMVFGYDVPSDLSLEDFL; from the exons atggTACTTCCCTCCCCTGCCAAAATACTCATTGGCCTCTCCTTAAACCCGGAGGACAGCAAGGACCTTCTCTCATGGGCAATAACAGTTCTGGCCAATCCAAATGACACCATTGTGGCTGTTCATGTGCTTG TTACTGTTGACAAGAAGAAGCGAGTCTCCGTCAGAAAAAGACAATCACAACTTAGACAAGCAAAAGCATATGTTATATCTGTGCTTGGAGAATTTGCACAGACCTGTTGGTCTAAGCAG GTTAATTTGGAGGCAAGGGTGGCACTCAATTCCACAGTTGGTGAAGGTTTAGTGGAGGAAACCAAGTCCATCAACGCTGACTTTCTTCTTATTCGTGGCTCAAGAAACCAAACTAATAA AAATGGAACTTCTAAAGGAATTACCAGGTATTGCTTTGAGCATGCACATGAAGGGTGCACAATGGTCTCAGTCCGAAGACGTGATAAGACAGATCAAAGTGTCAAACCAAATTCAGCTCCTTTTCAAG TAGATAACAGACAACAAAATTCAAGATGGTTTAAGAAGGGAAAACAATGTGAAAAGGGTGTCTCCCCTGTTCTGGAGGATTATATCTCAGGAATCAAGGCTCAGAACCGTTCACCAAGAACAGTACTGAATGGTCTAGAGGGACAATCAAACAGCACAGAAGATGATACCTTTAGCACTAGGGTCTCAAGCACCACTTATACCCCATCGATGGATTCTAAGATCAAGAGCCGATCCAAGATAAAACCACAGTTCTCCTTTAGGTTCATAGTCTCATTCCTTGCTTCACCATTTAGAAGGAAAAACTTGAACATTTACAGAAGTGAAAAGCGTCAGCCTTTGTTAAAGTGCTTCAGCTACGAACAGATATCCAATGCTACCAACGACTTCCACCAAG ATAATTTGGTTGGACGAGGTGGTTATTCGGAAGTATACAAAGGTGATCTTTCAGATGGACGAACCATTGCTGTGAAGAGGTTGGCCAAGGACAACAAGGATCCTAACAAGGAAAAAGAGTTCCTTATGGAATTGGGTGTTATTGGACATGTCTGTCATCCAAATACTGCAACTTTAGTGGGCTGCTGCATTGAAAATGGGCTATATCTGATTTTCAATTACTCTCAAAATGGAAATCTGGCAACTTCATTGCATG GCAAAGGAGGAGATTCACTTGACTGGCCAATCAGGTACAAAATTGCCATTGGTGTTGCAAGGGGTCTCCATTATCTTCATAAATGTTGCAAACACCGAATAATTCACCGTGACATTAAAGCCTCTAATGTTCTTCTTGGTCCTGACTATGAACCACAG ATTGCTGATTTCGGGCTTGCAAAGTGGCTTCCTAACAAGTGGACTCACCATGCTGTGATCCCCGTAGAGGGCACATTTGGATACCTAGCGCCAGAGTACTTTATGCACGGAATCGTGGATGAGAAAACAGATGTTTTCGCATTTGGAATTCTACTTTTGGAGATTGTAACTGGACGGAGACCTGTTGATTCGTCAAAACAAAACCTTCTCTTATGG GCAAAGCCTTTAATGGAATCAGGGAACATTACCGAGCTTGCTGATCCAAGAATGGAAGGTAAATATGATGGAGAGCAACTGTACAGGGTAGTGCTGGCGGCTTCATACTGTGTGAGACAAACTGCCACGTGGCGTCCTCCAATGAGCGAG GTGTTGGAGCTGCTAACCAGTGGAGAAGACAGTGAGGTTGGAAAAAGCTGGAGGATCCCAAAGTTCACCTCTGATGAATTGGACGATTACTCTATGGTTTTCGGCTACGATGTACCCTCAGACCTATCTTTGGAGGATTTTTTGTGA
- the LOC114176975 gene encoding probable receptor-like serine/threonine-protein kinase At5g57670 isoform X2, which translates to MVLPSPAKILIGLSLNPEDSKDLLSWAITVLANPNDTIVAVHVLVTVDKKKRVSVRKRQSQLRQAKAYVISVLGEFAQTCWSKQVNLEARVALNSTVGEGLVEETKSINADFLLIRGSRNQTNKNGTSKGITRYCFEHAHEGCTMVSVRRRDKTDQSVKPNSAPFQDNRQQNSRWFKKGKQCEKGVSPVLEDYISGIKAQNRSPRTVLNGLEGQSNSTEDDTFSTRVSSTTYTPSMDSKIKSRSKIKPQFSFRFIVSFLASPFRRKNLNIYRSEKRQPLLKCFSYEQISNATNDFHQDNLVGRGGYSEVYKGDLSDGRTIAVKRLAKDNKDPNKEKEFLMELGVIGHVCHPNTATLVGCCIENGLYLIFNYSQNGNLATSLHGKGGDSLDWPIRYKIAIGVARGLHYLHKCCKHRIIHRDIKASNVLLGPDYEPQIADFGLAKWLPNKWTHHAVIPVEGTFGYLAPEYFMHGIVDEKTDVFAFGILLLEIVTGRRPVDSSKQNLLLWAKPLMESGNITELADPRMEGKYDGEQLYRVVLAASYCVRQTATWRPPMSEVLELLTSGEDSEVGKSWRIPKFTSDELDDYSMVFGYDVPSDLSLEDFL; encoded by the exons atggTACTTCCCTCCCCTGCCAAAATACTCATTGGCCTCTCCTTAAACCCGGAGGACAGCAAGGACCTTCTCTCATGGGCAATAACAGTTCTGGCCAATCCAAATGACACCATTGTGGCTGTTCATGTGCTTG TTACTGTTGACAAGAAGAAGCGAGTCTCCGTCAGAAAAAGACAATCACAACTTAGACAAGCAAAAGCATATGTTATATCTGTGCTTGGAGAATTTGCACAGACCTGTTGGTCTAAGCAG GTTAATTTGGAGGCAAGGGTGGCACTCAATTCCACAGTTGGTGAAGGTTTAGTGGAGGAAACCAAGTCCATCAACGCTGACTTTCTTCTTATTCGTGGCTCAAGAAACCAAACTAATAA AAATGGAACTTCTAAAGGAATTACCAGGTATTGCTTTGAGCATGCACATGAAGGGTGCACAATGGTCTCAGTCCGAAGACGTGATAAGACAGATCAAAGTGTCAAACCAAATTCAGCTCCTTTTCAAG ATAACAGACAACAAAATTCAAGATGGTTTAAGAAGGGAAAACAATGTGAAAAGGGTGTCTCCCCTGTTCTGGAGGATTATATCTCAGGAATCAAGGCTCAGAACCGTTCACCAAGAACAGTACTGAATGGTCTAGAGGGACAATCAAACAGCACAGAAGATGATACCTTTAGCACTAGGGTCTCAAGCACCACTTATACCCCATCGATGGATTCTAAGATCAAGAGCCGATCCAAGATAAAACCACAGTTCTCCTTTAGGTTCATAGTCTCATTCCTTGCTTCACCATTTAGAAGGAAAAACTTGAACATTTACAGAAGTGAAAAGCGTCAGCCTTTGTTAAAGTGCTTCAGCTACGAACAGATATCCAATGCTACCAACGACTTCCACCAAG ATAATTTGGTTGGACGAGGTGGTTATTCGGAAGTATACAAAGGTGATCTTTCAGATGGACGAACCATTGCTGTGAAGAGGTTGGCCAAGGACAACAAGGATCCTAACAAGGAAAAAGAGTTCCTTATGGAATTGGGTGTTATTGGACATGTCTGTCATCCAAATACTGCAACTTTAGTGGGCTGCTGCATTGAAAATGGGCTATATCTGATTTTCAATTACTCTCAAAATGGAAATCTGGCAACTTCATTGCATG GCAAAGGAGGAGATTCACTTGACTGGCCAATCAGGTACAAAATTGCCATTGGTGTTGCAAGGGGTCTCCATTATCTTCATAAATGTTGCAAACACCGAATAATTCACCGTGACATTAAAGCCTCTAATGTTCTTCTTGGTCCTGACTATGAACCACAG ATTGCTGATTTCGGGCTTGCAAAGTGGCTTCCTAACAAGTGGACTCACCATGCTGTGATCCCCGTAGAGGGCACATTTGGATACCTAGCGCCAGAGTACTTTATGCACGGAATCGTGGATGAGAAAACAGATGTTTTCGCATTTGGAATTCTACTTTTGGAGATTGTAACTGGACGGAGACCTGTTGATTCGTCAAAACAAAACCTTCTCTTATGG GCAAAGCCTTTAATGGAATCAGGGAACATTACCGAGCTTGCTGATCCAAGAATGGAAGGTAAATATGATGGAGAGCAACTGTACAGGGTAGTGCTGGCGGCTTCATACTGTGTGAGACAAACTGCCACGTGGCGTCCTCCAATGAGCGAG GTGTTGGAGCTGCTAACCAGTGGAGAAGACAGTGAGGTTGGAAAAAGCTGGAGGATCCCAAAGTTCACCTCTGATGAATTGGACGATTACTCTATGGTTTTCGGCTACGATGTACCCTCAGACCTATCTTTGGAGGATTTTTTGTGA
- the LOC114175550 gene encoding PTI1-like tyrosine-protein kinase At3g15890, with product MGSSFSCCVSERVEEVPTSFGVVNNSWRIFTYKELHAATNGFSDDNKLGEGGFGSVYWGRTSDGLQIAVKKLKAMNSKAEMEFAVEVEVLGRVRHKNLLGLRGYCVGDDQRLIVYDYMPNLSLISHLHGQFAVEVQLNWQRRINIAIGSAEGLLYLHSEVTPHIIHRDVKASNVLLNSEFEPLVADFGFAKLIPEGVSHMTTRVKGTLGYLAPEYAMWGKVSESCDVYSFGILLLELVSGRKPIEKLPGGLKRTITEWAEPLISKGKFREVVDPKLRGNFDENEVKRAINVAALCVQSEPEKRPNMKQVVKLLKGQESEEKKVSVTRIDSIKYSEELLALDEPSDEELDDATASYGVFSAIEVQNMKDPYKRGDYKKIG from the exons ATGGGATCCTCATTCAGTTGCTGTGTCTCAGAGAGGGTCGAAGAAGT GCCAACATCATTTGGCGTGGTGAACAATTCATGGAGAATATTCACGTACAAGGAGCTGCATGCGGCTACCAACGGATTCAGTGATGATAACAAGCTTGGGGAAGGTGGTTTTGGAAGCGTGTACTGGGGAAGAACCAGTGACGGTCTTCAg ATAGCGGTGAAGAAACTGAAAGCAATGAACTCAAAGGCAGAGATGGAATTTGCTGTAGAAGTTGAAGTTCTCGGAAGGGTTAGGCACAAAAACTTGCTGGGTCTCAGAGGCTATTGTGTTGGGGACGATCAACGCCTCATAGTGTACGATTACATGCCAAATCTCAGCCTCATTTCTCATCTCCATGGCCAGTTTGCTGTTGAAGTGCAACTCAACTGGCAAAGGAGAATCAACATTGCAATTGGTTCTGCAGAAGGCCTTCT GTACTTGCACAGTGAGGTGACACCACACATCATACACAGGGATGTGAAAGCGAGTAACGTGCTTTTGAATTCAGAGTTTGAGCCTCTGGTTGCGGATTTTGGGTTTGCAAAACTAATCCCAGAAGGGGTTAGCCATATGACTACCCGTGTGAAGGGTACGTTGGGATATTTGGCACCTGAATATGCGATGTGGGGCAAGGTCTCGGAAAGTTGTGATGTGTATAGTTTTGGAATTCTGCTGTTGGAACTTGTGAGTGGAAGAAAGCCCATTGAGAAGCTCCCTGGTGGGCTTAAGAGAACGATAACTGAGTGGGCCGAGCCTCTGATAAGCAAAGGAAAGTTCAGAGAGGTGGTTGATCCAAAACTGAGAGGGAATTTTGATGAAAACGAAGTGAAACGAGCGATAAATGTGGCTGCTCTTTGCGTGCAGAGTGAGCCTGAAAAACGACCGAACATGAAGCAAGTGGTTAAGCTTCTTAAAGGGCAAGAATCTGAAGAGAAGAAAGTGAGTGTGACGAGGATAGACAGTATCAAGTACAGTGAAGAACTATTGGCACTTGATGAGCCTAGTGATGAAGAACTTGATGATGCAACTGCTAGTTATGGTGTTTTCAGTGCCATTGAAGTACAAAACATGAAGGATCCATATAAGCGTGGGGACTACAAGAAAATCGGTTAA